The genome window TCTATGTTCTGAAGGTCATCGAGGGCAACAATATATACACCGTAGCGGAATCCGTCCACAGAAGCGGCATCATGACGAGACAGGAATTCCTCAGACTCTCCGCGGACAGGAAGTACCTGCAAAGCATGGGCATCGAAGCCGATTCGCTCGAGGGGTACCTTTCCTCCAACACATACTTCTACAGCAAGGAGATCGACAGGGAAAAGTTCTTCGAAGGGATCACGATGAGGACCCTCAAGCTTTTCGATGACGAAGGCATCAGGCGGAAGATGGCCTCCCTCGGGATGAACGCGCACCAGGTGCTCACTCTCGCCTCGATGATCGAGAAGGAATCGGGGGTAAGGGAAGAGAGGCCTCTCGTCTCCGCCGTCTTTCATAACAGGATACTCAAGGGTATGTCCCTTGACTGCGACCCCACGGTCATTTACGGCACGAAGGGGTTCGGCTCCCCCATACGGAAGGTTGACCTTGCAACACCCACGCCGTACAACACATACATGTTCAAGGGCTACCCCCGGGGGCCGATATGCACCCCGTCAAAGGACTCGATACTGGCAGCGCTCAACCCGGCGCCCGTCGACCATCTTTACTTTGTCTCGAAGAACGATGGTACCCATGTCTTTTCGCGGGACATGGCTGAGCATAACAGATACGTCGTAATGTACCAGAGAAACAGGACAACACAATAATACAAGGAGGAATGTATGGCAAAAGATGTTGCAGTTATCGGCGTTGGCCAGACGTACTTCGTCAGGGGCTACGAAGGCTCCATCAGGGAACTGGCCTTCGAAGCCTACAGAGAAGCGATGCAGGACGCACACCTCACTGCTAAGGACGTGGACGCATCCATATTCTGCTCCGCCCCGGAGTACGACAAGCAGAGATCGCCGGCGGGTGTTCTGGCGGAATACCTGGGTCTTGTCCCGCAGCCGACATTCTACGTTGAGACGGTATGCTCGTCAAGCACGGTAGGTGTCAAGCTCGCTTACAGCATGATCAAGGCCGGCCTCCACGACATCGTGGTCGTTTGCGGTTTCCAGAAGATGTCGGAGATCACCTCCGCCGAATCCCAGGAAAGAATGGGGCGTGGCGGCGACATCCAGTGGGAAGCTCCCTTCGGCACCATGATGCCTGCCTACTACGCGCTCTACGCGCAGGCATACCTCGCGAAGAACGGCTTGACCCTTGACGACTTGAGGGATGTCAGGGTAAAGGCGGCCACCTACGGCCAGATCAACGAAAGGGCCGTCTACCGCAAGGGCGTGAAGCCTGAAGACTTCGATCCCAAAAACCCCGATGCCAAGATGGCGGGGCCTGTCGCATCGCCGCTGCGCGTTGGCGACTGCTGCGCCAATGCTGATGGAGCATCGTGCATCATCCTCGCGAACGCCGAGAAGGCCAAGGTCTTCTCGAAGAAGCCGGTGTGGATCCTTGGCATAGGCGCCGCGTCAGAGGTCGTCAATATGGCTGCCAGACCTGATTTCTCCAAGGGTATCCAGGTCGCCAAGGCGGCAGCCAACCAGGCATACAAGATGGCCGGCGTGGGCCCCAAGGACATAGACGTCGCCGAAGTCCATGACTGCTTCACTATCGCGGAGATCATGGCATACGAAGGTCTCGGATTCGCGCCCGAGGGCGACGGCAAGCAGCTTGTCCGCGAAAAAGCAACTTACAAGGAAGGCAAGATCCCCGTGAACGTGGATGGCGGCCTCCTCTCAAAAGGCCATCCCATCGGAGCCACCGGCGGCTCCCAGATCCGGACCATCGTCCTTCAGCTCAGGGACGAAGCCGGCCCGATGCAGGTCAAAGATCCTCAGATCGGCCTCAACCACAATATCGGCGGTGTGGGCCTCTACGGAAACGTCACTATTTTTGGGAGGGACTAAGATGGGATTCGATAAATTTGGAAGAAAGAGCTTCACCAGCTTCACAAAAACAGGTAAATTCGTCGATCTCCTTGCCGAGGGCAAGGTGGAAGGAACGGTCTGCAAGCAGTGCGGGGCAAAATACTTCCCCCCGCGCGCCGACTGCGCCGCCTGTCTTTCGAAGGAGATGGACTGGTTCGAACTGCCCCCGAAGGGCACTCTGGAAACCTTCACGACGGCAATGTACGCCCCCTTCGGCTTTGAAGCCGACGCGCCCTACACCATGGCCGTTGTCGACTTCGGTGCCGGCCTTAAGGCCTTTGCCCGTCTGGCAAAAGACTTCAGCGACCCGAAGATAGGCATGGATGTCAAGGTGCGGCCTCTCAAGTACGATGATGGGCAGGTCAGTTTTGAAATAGAAAAGGCGTAACGAAAGAATGCCAATAAAAAAGGCCGCCCGCGGGCGGCCTTTTTTATTGCCAGGGATCAGGGGGAAGGAGCTGATAGGACCGGTAGGACGGAATAGGACATATAGGAAAATAGGACATATTGGACTTATAGGTCCTATAGGACGGATAAGACCTATAGGACCTGTTGAAGTCAATTGGCGCCCACAACGAAGGGTTCGTCCGTCCTATAGGTCCTAAGCGTCCTATGGGTCTTATTGGTCCTATGGGTCTTATTCCCCTATAGGTCCTATCCTCTCCTATCTGTGCTATCAAGACCCTGCGTCCTGATCCCGCCCTCGTTCCCTCTTCCCTTTTCTTTCTAATTCCTTTACAATGAAGCCTGTGATGCTCACCAAATCGTTCATACTGGAGTTGTTCAGTGCCGCGGCCATGCAAAGGTGGAATGACAAGATACGGCCCGTGGAGCTCAAGGAGCTGGACAAGCAGGCCCACAAGATGACGATAGCATATTTTCTGGGCAAGTTCGAGGAGTCGAGAGAAGGGTTCGACTGGTTGGAGGTCATCGAGGGAGGACTCTTCGAATTCCTGGAGAGACTCGTCATAACGGACCTGAAACCACAAATATTCAACAGGATAAGGGAGGACAGGAAGCGGTACGAGGAACTGACGAAATGGGTGTACAAGAAACTGGAGCCCGTCATCTCCCCTCTGGGCGACGACTTCCTGGAACGTTTCCGCCATTACTTCTCGAGCACCGACAACACGATCAACAAGCGGATCATCAATGCCGCTCATTTCTACGCCACCCGGTGGGAGTTCGGCATCATCGAGCGCGCCAACCCCACGGGCTACGAGATACCGGAGATCAGGGGCTTCCTTCAGCAGAGGCAGGAGCGCTACTACGACCTCACCGGCATCCAGCAGCTTGCCCTCTTCGAGAAATACCGCAACTTTCTTGACCTCTGCGGCCAGCTCCGCTTCCAGTACCGGTGGAGCCATATCAACATGATACCCCGCACATCGGTACTCGGGCACATGCTCATCGTGGCCGTCCTTTCCTATCTCTTTTCCCTTCAGATCGGCGCCTGTCCAAGGCGCTGCTTCAACAACTATTTCACCGGTCTCTTCCACGACCTGCCGGAGGTCCTCACCCGGGACATCATATCGCCCGTCAAACGCTCCATCGAAGGCCTCGACTCCCTCATCAAGGCCTACGAGAAGGAACAGATGGAGAAGGAGGTCTTCAACCTCATCCCCGCCGAATGGCACGCGGAAATGAGAACCTTCACGGAGGACGAGTTCAGCAGCATCGCGCTCGTTGACGGCAAGATCTTCAAGACCAACACCGAAACGATAACAAGCCGTTACAACGAAAACCATTTCAACCCCCGGGACGGTGCGATGATAAAGGCCGTCGACGACCTCGCGGCCTATGTCGAGACCTACTGCTCCACGGAAAATGGCGTCAAGTCCCCGGAACTGGCCGAAGCCCGGCTGTCAATCGGCGAAAAATACAGGAACACCGTGATAGGCGGCATACACTTTCCCGCCCTTTTCGGACAGTTCTAAGAACGGTCGCAGGTCCCAGGTCGCAGGTTCCAGGTTAGAGACAAGAACAGAAGGCCAAATTGACGCTGTTGTCTTTTGCCTGAAGCTTGAAACGTGAAACTGGAACGGTACTTCTCGTTCCCCCTTGACAAAAACCCTCCCTACAATTACCATTCTTGACAAGGCACCGTATGAGAAACCACTCCTCAGGTCTGGTCTTGCTTCTATCGATGCTCATGCTGACGGGGTTCATTCTGCCCTCACTCCTTTACGCCGCTGAAAGCGGCTGCGTGAAATGCCATACCAATGAAAGGATGCTCCGGTCCCTCCACCAACCCGTGAAGGTGGTGCTCGAGGAAGGCGTGGGGTGAGCTGGGGCCCCTCCGTCGGTCCCGACGGAGTCCCGGCACAAGGCCTTCCTTGTGGACAGAAAGCTTCTCGACAGCGATCCCCACTTCGCCGAAGGCTGCGCCTCCTGCCACCGCGGCGATGAAAGGGCGGCTTCCCGGGAGAAGGCCCACGCCGGATTCATCAAGAAACCGTCCGCAGATCTCGCGACCTGTGGAAAGTGCCACGACAAGATGGCGGGAACATACGCCAACGCCCTTCACTTCACCGCTGCCGGGCTAAGGCACGGCGTGTCGGGCAGGTTCTCGACCACTGAGCGCAGGGTGTTCGATGAGAAGGTCTTCCAGCAATCCTGCCGGAGTTGCCACGCCTCCTGCGGTGACTGCCACGTCAGGTCTCCACGGATAGCTGGTGTGAGCACGGGGCTTCTCAGGGGCCACAGATTTGTCGCGAAGGACGACGGCAAGACCTGCGCCATGTGCCACGGAGGACGGGTCTATCCCGAATTCACGGGAGATTTCGGCGGATCGGCCGACATCCATTACCAGAAGGGAATGACCTGCCTCGACTGTCACGGCAAGACCGAACTCCACGGCACGGGAACGATCCAGACATCGAAGCGGGAGGTAAAAGAAAGGCCTGCCTGCGAAAAATGCCACAAGGCGGGAACCGAGAAGACGGAAAAGGCGAAAACCTCCCACGCGCAGCATAGGGACAGGGTAAGCTGCTATGCCTGCCATTCGGGCGGCGTGTATACGAACTGCCTCGACTGCCACCTGGGGAAAGGCGCCACACCCAAACCCGGATTCTTCCTGGGTCTCGACCCCAAGGACAGGAAGACGGTCACGACCCTGCGCCTCGTTCCCACGGTCCGCGACACATTCAAGACCGCCGGGATAGCGATGGAAAAATACGACTCCCTTCCCAATTACTGGGCCACACCCACACACAACATCAAGAAGAGGACCGACCGGACCCGTTCCTGCGAGGTCTGCCACGTCGAGAAACGGGACTTCCTCACGAAAGAGGGCCTCATCAAGAACGGATCGAAGGCGAACGAGCTTCTGCTCTACAGCCCAAAACCAATAAAGTAAAGGAGAGACCATGAAAAGACCGGTTCTGTGCACCATTACTGTCTTTGTTCTTCTCATGCTGATGCTTCCCTTCACGTCACTCGCCCGCGACATCGAGCCCATCGTATCCACCGACTGGCTGCAACAGCACGCGAGTGATCCGAAACTCGTCATCATCGACATCAGGAAGGTCGAAGAGTACAAGGCCGGCCATATCCCCAACGCCGTCAACGTGGTCTACGGCTCTTTCGCCATCATGAAGGCGGGACTCAGGAACGAGATGCCGCACGCGGACGATCTCTCGGACGTTCTCTCCAGTGCCGGCATCGGGGCTGATTCCCATGTCGTCGTCGTGGGAAATGCCGACACCGTGCCTAATCGCACCGACATATCCCGCGTGGCAATAACGCTCCGCTACGCCGGTGTCACGAACGTGGCGATCCTGGACGGAGGGTATGGCAAGTGGCTGG of Syntrophorhabdus sp. contains these proteins:
- the mltG gene encoding endolytic transglycosylase MltG, encoding MLAARDKKTIVIAVIIFIFSQTLIFACIPRDTDRSIQPVVVRQGTGVAEIAGILKREGFIRSSVLFTIGSLMYRGRLVAGEYELSRDMSTFEIVRKMAQGKRKIYVLKVIEGNNIYTVAESVHRSGIMTRQEFLRLSADRKYLQSMGIEADSLEGYLSSNTYFYSKEIDREKFFEGITMRTLKLFDDEGIRRKMASLGMNAHQVLTLASMIEKESGVREERPLVSAVFHNRILKGMSLDCDPTVIYGTKGFGSPIRKVDLATPTPYNTYMFKGYPRGPICTPSKDSILAALNPAPVDHLYFVSKNDGTHVFSRDMAEHNRYVVMYQRNRTTQ
- a CDS encoding acetyl-CoA acetyltransferase — protein: MAKDVAVIGVGQTYFVRGYEGSIRELAFEAYREAMQDAHLTAKDVDASIFCSAPEYDKQRSPAGVLAEYLGLVPQPTFYVETVCSSSTVGVKLAYSMIKAGLHDIVVVCGFQKMSEITSAESQERMGRGGDIQWEAPFGTMMPAYYALYAQAYLAKNGLTLDDLRDVRVKAATYGQINERAVYRKGVKPEDFDPKNPDAKMAGPVASPLRVGDCCANADGASCIILANAEKAKVFSKKPVWILGIGAASEVVNMAARPDFSKGIQVAKAAANQAYKMAGVGPKDIDVAEVHDCFTIAEIMAYEGLGFAPEGDGKQLVREKATYKEGKIPVNVDGGLLSKGHPIGATGGSQIRTIVLQLRDEAGPMQVKDPQIGLNHNIGGVGLYGNVTIFGRD
- a CDS encoding Zn-ribbon domain-containing OB-fold protein; this encodes MGFDKFGRKSFTSFTKTGKFVDLLAEGKVEGTVCKQCGAKYFPPRADCAACLSKEMDWFELPPKGTLETFTTAMYAPFGFEADAPYTMAVVDFGAGLKAFARLAKDFSDPKIGMDVKVRPLKYDDGQVSFEIEKA
- a CDS encoding HD domain-containing protein produces the protein MLTKSFILELFSAAAMQRWNDKIRPVELKELDKQAHKMTIAYFLGKFEESREGFDWLEVIEGGLFEFLERLVITDLKPQIFNRIREDRKRYEELTKWVYKKLEPVISPLGDDFLERFRHYFSSTDNTINKRIINAAHFYATRWEFGIIERANPTGYEIPEIRGFLQQRQERYYDLTGIQQLALFEKYRNFLDLCGQLRFQYRWSHINMIPRTSVLGHMLIVAVLSYLFSLQIGACPRRCFNNYFTGLFHDLPEVLTRDIISPVKRSIEGLDSLIKAYEKEQMEKEVFNLIPAEWHAEMRTFTEDEFSSIALVDGKIFKTNTETITSRYNENHFNPRDGAMIKAVDDLAAYVETYCSTENGVKSPELAEARLSIGEKYRNTVIGGIHFPALFGQF